In Turicibacter sanguinis, a genomic segment contains:
- the recD2 gene encoding SF1B family DNA helicase RecD2, with protein sequence MGEAGYIKGVFLDYIFFNEDNGFSIGTLLVLEHGEDLDLMQKALKPVDDKIVNQLGLSEHKKYEKITISGYFPKLVSHKTYRFKGKLIEHPRYGWQYQATSYDSVNVQGKSSLVHYLSSDIFEGIGQKTAEKIVDVLGDNAIDVILRNRQALDEVPKLSKKLADKLYSTLIDQQGTEQILAPLYGYDLSPKLVMKIFKKYQYQALEIINENPYRLIDDIEGIGFLKADELARRLGISLDDPRRIRAALLYVIDQIAIQKGHTYVYQKQLLQSALQYLNQKSTQLLDFAQIESQINELIKKKKIYIEGDFLFIPLLVNSEKGIVDSIERLLTSKVENQEKAPQCLNELKKELAITYSKEQEEAILMALKEPVSIITGGPGTGKTTVVQGILKAYSMLHDVDLDPSKYATSEKKYPIALAAPTGRAAKRMSETTGLKSSTIHRLLGYGVDGVFQHDEYAQLEYKLIIIDESSMLDTLLAFQLFQSIPTGAQVIIVGDDNQLPSVGPGQVLKDLIESGVIPLTRLETVHRQAQDSSIISFAHAVKNNHLPTDLKDKKPDRLYVECGHQVIASYLKQIVLNAIQKGYTASDIQILVPMYRGDCGIDNLNVMLQDIFNPPADDKREMTFGSKVFRIGDKVLQLANHPETGIMNGDVGEVIGISYKNENDDKEEKLIACFETKEVTYKKGDLQNLTHAYCVSVHKSQGSEYPIVILPITHAYHVMLQKKLIYTAITRAKKSLIIIGEYLALEKGVKNEGEERQTTLKLRFQLNQTKPIKENPFADYFKEHDIPFDYLDEEGLEGITPYDLMD encoded by the coding sequence ATGGGAGAAGCCGGATACATTAAAGGTGTTTTTTTAGATTATATATTTTTTAATGAAGATAATGGCTTCTCAATTGGAACGCTACTTGTCTTAGAACATGGTGAAGATTTAGATTTAATGCAAAAAGCTTTAAAACCCGTTGATGATAAGATAGTGAATCAACTAGGGTTAAGTGAGCATAAAAAATATGAGAAAATTACGATTTCGGGTTATTTTCCAAAACTCGTTTCACATAAAACATACCGCTTTAAGGGGAAGTTAATTGAACATCCTCGTTATGGTTGGCAATATCAAGCCACGTCTTATGATTCGGTTAATGTGCAAGGGAAGTCTTCGCTTGTTCATTATTTGAGTAGTGATATTTTTGAAGGAATTGGACAAAAAACAGCTGAAAAGATTGTGGATGTATTAGGTGATAATGCTATCGATGTCATTTTACGTAATCGACAGGCGCTTGATGAGGTGCCCAAATTATCCAAAAAATTAGCAGATAAACTTTATTCGACACTGATTGATCAACAGGGGACAGAACAGATATTAGCTCCTCTTTACGGCTATGATTTAAGTCCTAAGTTAGTCATGAAAATTTTCAAAAAATATCAATATCAGGCCCTTGAAATTATCAATGAAAATCCGTATCGTTTAATTGATGATATTGAGGGGATTGGGTTTTTGAAAGCAGATGAGCTTGCAAGACGTCTAGGGATCTCATTAGATGATCCACGTCGAATTCGTGCGGCTTTGCTTTATGTCATTGATCAAATTGCCATCCAAAAAGGTCATACGTATGTGTACCAAAAGCAGTTGCTTCAAAGTGCTTTACAGTATTTAAATCAAAAATCAACCCAGCTTCTGGATTTTGCGCAAATTGAATCTCAAATTAATGAACTGATTAAAAAGAAAAAAATTTATATCGAAGGGGACTTTTTATTTATTCCGTTGCTTGTCAATAGTGAAAAAGGGATTGTTGATTCTATAGAGCGACTTTTAACGTCTAAAGTTGAAAATCAAGAGAAAGCGCCACAATGTTTAAACGAATTAAAAAAAGAATTAGCTATTACCTATTCAAAAGAACAAGAAGAAGCGATTTTGATGGCGTTAAAGGAACCAGTTAGCATTATCACGGGTGGCCCGGGAACAGGAAAAACAACAGTTGTTCAAGGTATTTTAAAGGCGTATTCGATGTTACACGATGTGGATTTAGATCCGTCTAAATATGCAACAAGTGAGAAAAAGTATCCCATTGCTTTGGCAGCGCCTACTGGTCGAGCTGCTAAACGAATGAGTGAAACAACGGGCTTAAAGTCATCTACCATTCATCGTTTACTTGGGTATGGAGTAGATGGAGTTTTTCAACATGATGAATATGCTCAACTGGAATATAAATTAATTATTATCGATGAAAGCTCCATGCTTGATACCTTATTAGCCTTTCAATTATTTCAAAGCATTCCAACGGGTGCGCAAGTGATTATTGTCGGTGATGATAATCAATTGCCTTCTGTGGGACCAGGGCAGGTGTTAAAAGATTTAATTGAAAGTGGTGTGATTCCTCTGACACGGCTTGAAACGGTTCATCGACAGGCGCAGGATTCGTCCATTATTTCATTCGCACATGCAGTGAAAAATAATCATCTCCCAACGGATCTTAAAGATAAAAAGCCGGATCGTCTATATGTTGAATGTGGGCATCAGGTGATTGCAAGTTATCTAAAACAAATTGTTCTAAATGCCATTCAAAAAGGATATACAGCAAGTGATATTCAAATTTTAGTTCCCATGTACCGTGGGGATTGTGGGATTGACAATCTGAATGTGATGTTACAGGATATTTTCAATCCACCAGCAGATGATAAGCGAGAAATGACATTTGGATCCAAGGTTTTTCGAATTGGCGATAAGGTACTCCAATTAGCCAATCATCCGGAAACAGGAATTATGAATGGGGATGTTGGAGAAGTCATTGGAATTTCTTATAAAAATGAAAATGATGATAAAGAAGAGAAGTTAATTGCTTGTTTTGAAACTAAGGAAGTGACGTACAAAAAGGGCGATCTTCAAAATTTAACGCATGCCTATTGCGTGTCGGTTCATAAGTCACAAGGGTCTGAGTATCCGATTGTTATTTTACCGATTACGCATGCCTATCACGTCATGTTACAAAAAAAGTTGATTTATACCGCCATTACACGGGCTAAAAAATCTTTAATTATCATTGGAGAGTATTTAGCACTTGAGAAGGGGGTTAAAAATGAGGGAGAAGAACGTCAAACGACGTTGAAACTTCGCTTTCAACTAAATCAAACAAAACCGATAAAGGAAAATCCTTTTGCTGATTATTTTAAAGAACATGATATTCCATTTGATTACCTAGATGAAGAAGGATTAGAAGGGATCACACCGTATGATTTAATGGATTAA
- the mnmA gene encoding tRNA 2-thiouridine(34) synthase MnmA — MSANKGKKVIVGMSGGVDSSVAAYLLKEQGYEVEGVFMRNWDSAANADVLGNPTLNDEVCPQEVDYNDAKAVADQLGIKLHRVDFVQEYWDRVFMYFLDEYRAGRTPNPDIMCNKEVKFKAFLDYAMNLGCDYIAMGHYARVSHEGEVQMLRGLDNNKDQTYFLSQLTQAQLSKTLFPVGELQKSEVRAIAEKLDLATAKKKDSTGVCFIGERNFTQFLQNYLPAQPGQMRTLEGEVVGEHIGLMYYTIGQRKGLGIGGKGDAWFVIGKNLKDNVLLVGQGFDHEYVYADEALVSNVNWIPSERFVGTYRCTAKFRYRQPDIPVELTWIDDETLNVKMLEPVRAVTPGQAAVFYLDEVCLGGGRIEVAYKDKEARQY, encoded by the coding sequence ATGAGTGCAAATAAAGGTAAAAAAGTCATCGTTGGGATGTCTGGTGGTGTGGATTCATCAGTCGCAGCGTATTTATTAAAAGAGCAAGGTTACGAAGTAGAAGGTGTATTTATGCGTAACTGGGATAGTGCAGCTAATGCTGACGTTTTAGGAAACCCAACGCTAAATGATGAGGTGTGCCCACAAGAAGTTGACTATAATGATGCAAAAGCAGTGGCCGATCAATTAGGAATTAAGCTACACCGCGTCGATTTCGTTCAAGAATATTGGGATCGTGTTTTCATGTACTTTTTAGATGAATATCGTGCTGGACGTACACCAAATCCAGATATTATGTGTAATAAAGAAGTGAAATTTAAGGCATTTTTAGATTATGCAATGAATCTTGGATGTGATTACATTGCGATGGGACATTATGCACGTGTTTCACATGAGGGTGAAGTTCAAATGTTACGTGGGCTTGATAATAATAAAGATCAAACGTATTTCTTGAGTCAATTAACACAAGCCCAGCTAAGTAAAACGTTATTCCCAGTTGGTGAATTGCAAAAATCTGAAGTTCGTGCGATTGCAGAGAAATTAGATCTAGCAACGGCAAAGAAAAAGGATTCAACGGGAGTTTGTTTTATTGGGGAACGTAACTTTACACAGTTTTTACAAAACTACTTACCCGCTCAACCTGGACAGATGCGTACTTTAGAGGGAGAAGTTGTGGGGGAGCATATCGGTTTAATGTATTATACGATTGGACAACGTAAAGGTCTTGGAATCGGCGGAAAAGGGGATGCTTGGTTCGTAATTGGGAAGAATTTAAAAGATAATGTTTTACTAGTCGGACAAGGATTTGATCATGAATACGTTTATGCGGATGAAGCATTAGTTTCAAATGTTAACTGGATTCCAAGTGAGCGATTTGTTGGAACTTATCGTTGTACGGCTAAATTTAGATATCGTCAACCTGATATTCCGGTTGAATTGACTTGGATTGATGATGAAACCTTAAACGTTAAAATGCTAGAACCTGTTCGTGCGGTGACGCCAGGGCAAGCGGCTGTCTTTTATTTAGATGAGGTTTGTTTAGGTGGAGGGCGTATTGAAGTTGCATATAAAGATAAAGAGGCTCGCCAATACTAA
- the alaS gene encoding alanine--tRNA ligase, giving the protein MKYMTGSEIRSMYLNFFKSKGHMIEPGAPLVPINDPSLLWINSGVAALKKYFDGREIPNNPRITNAQKSIRTNDIENVGKTARHHTFFEMLGNFSIGDYFREEAVTWGWELLTSKEWFGFDKELLYVTVYPTDQETYDLWIKLGVSPDHIVKLEYNFWEIGEGPCGPNTEIFYDRGTKYDPENIGIRLLEEDIENDRYIEIWNIVFSQYNSKEGLDRSEYPMLPNKNIDTGMGLERMACVIQGVETNFDTDLFMPIIRATEEMSGVKYTQETATAFKVIADHVRTVTFAVADGALLSNEGRGYVLRRLLRRAVRYGKKLGIDRAFMYELVPVVADIMKDYYPYVCDKIELVQKVIKSEEDRFRQTLADGEKILTDLIAKCEDKTISGKDAFMLYDTYGFPYELTLEYAEEAGFTVDKEGFDAQMEAQRERARNAREDVESMHSQNAALMSFKTPSKFVGYHQLSTTSNVILLLQNGEVVDSLTGAGQVILDTTPFYAESGGQVADTGMMTTSAANVMVTDVIKAPNGQHLHSVQVDGTLSLNDEVVCQVQVENRLDLTKNHTATHLLHQALKDVIGAHANQAGSLVSADRLRFDFTNMQGLTSEELQRIEAIVNEKIWASIPVEVFEKSIEEAKQMGAMALFSEKYGETVRVVKAGDYSIELCGGCHVSNTSEIGLFKIISESGIGAGTRRIEAVTGKGAYQYMNSFIERFAAVSETLKTKPALLEERVEGILDELKEAHRENDSLKSKLSHLKMKEIVNNTREVAGITVLTANLVDVDMNHLRQMVDEFKQQLSSAVIVLASAVDGKVAISCGVTPDYVKQGVHAGKIVKEVATICGGGGGGRPDMAQAGAKDATKIEEALKNVDEWLKNNL; this is encoded by the coding sequence ATGAAATACATGACAGGATCAGAGATTCGTTCAATGTACTTAAATTTCTTTAAATCAAAAGGACACATGATCGAACCAGGAGCACCATTAGTTCCAATTAATGACCCTTCATTATTATGGATTAATAGTGGGGTTGCAGCTTTAAAAAAATACTTTGATGGACGTGAAATTCCAAATAACCCACGTATTACAAATGCTCAAAAATCAATTCGTACAAACGATATTGAAAATGTTGGGAAAACGGCTCGCCATCATACGTTCTTCGAGATGTTAGGAAACTTCTCGATTGGAGACTATTTCCGTGAAGAGGCAGTGACATGGGGATGGGAATTATTAACATCAAAAGAATGGTTTGGATTCGATAAAGAATTATTATATGTAACCGTTTATCCAACCGATCAAGAAACATATGATTTATGGATCAAATTAGGTGTTTCGCCTGATCACATTGTGAAATTAGAATATAACTTCTGGGAAATCGGAGAAGGACCATGTGGACCAAACACTGAAATTTTCTATGATCGTGGAACAAAATATGATCCAGAAAATATTGGAATCCGTTTATTAGAAGAAGATATTGAAAATGATCGTTATATTGAAATTTGGAACATTGTATTTTCTCAATATAATTCAAAAGAAGGATTAGATCGTAGTGAATATCCTATGTTACCAAATAAAAATATAGATACTGGAATGGGTCTTGAGCGTATGGCTTGTGTGATTCAAGGCGTTGAAACAAACTTTGACACAGACTTATTCATGCCAATCATTCGTGCGACGGAAGAAATGTCTGGTGTAAAATATACACAAGAAACAGCAACGGCATTTAAAGTGATCGCTGACCATGTTCGTACGGTAACTTTTGCAGTAGCAGATGGAGCACTTCTTTCTAATGAAGGACGCGGATACGTCTTACGCCGTTTATTACGTCGTGCTGTTCGTTATGGAAAAAAATTAGGAATTGATCGTGCTTTCATGTATGAATTAGTTCCTGTTGTAGCAGATATTATGAAAGATTATTACCCATATGTTTGCGATAAAATTGAGTTAGTTCAAAAAGTGATTAAATCTGAAGAAGATCGCTTCCGTCAAACATTAGCAGATGGAGAAAAAATCTTGACGGATTTAATTGCTAAATGTGAAGATAAAACAATTAGTGGCAAAGACGCATTCATGTTATATGATACGTACGGATTCCCATATGAATTAACTTTAGAATATGCAGAAGAAGCTGGATTTACAGTTGATAAAGAAGGGTTCGATGCCCAAATGGAAGCACAACGTGAACGTGCTCGTAATGCTCGTGAAGATGTTGAAAGTATGCATTCACAGAATGCTGCTTTAATGAGCTTTAAAACCCCTTCTAAATTTGTAGGATATCATCAATTATCAACAACATCAAACGTTATTTTATTACTACAAAATGGGGAAGTGGTTGATTCATTAACTGGAGCTGGACAAGTCATTTTAGATACTACTCCATTTTATGCTGAAAGTGGAGGACAAGTAGCAGATACAGGGATGATGACAACCTCTGCTGCAAATGTGATGGTAACAGATGTTATCAAAGCTCCAAATGGACAGCATTTACACAGTGTACAAGTAGACGGAACATTATCATTAAATGATGAGGTTGTTTGCCAAGTTCAAGTTGAGAATCGTTTAGATTTAACAAAAAATCATACAGCGACTCACTTATTACACCAAGCATTAAAAGATGTTATTGGTGCGCATGCAAACCAAGCTGGATCATTAGTATCTGCTGATCGTTTACGTTTTGACTTCACCAACATGCAAGGGTTGACGTCAGAAGAATTACAACGTATTGAAGCGATTGTTAACGAGAAGATTTGGGCTTCTATTCCAGTTGAAGTGTTTGAAAAAAGTATTGAAGAAGCAAAGCAAATGGGAGCAATGGCGTTATTTAGTGAAAAATATGGTGAAACGGTACGCGTTGTCAAAGCAGGAGACTATAGCATTGAGCTTTGTGGTGGATGTCATGTTTCAAACACCTCTGAAATTGGTTTATTTAAAATCATTTCAGAATCAGGAATTGGAGCTGGAACTCGACGTATTGAAGCGGTGACGGGTAAGGGAGCTTATCAATACATGAATTCATTTATTGAACGATTTGCAGCGGTATCTGAGACATTAAAAACAAAACCAGCATTACTTGAAGAACGTGTTGAAGGGATTTTAGATGAGTTAAAAGAAGCGCATCGTGAAAATGATTCATTAAAATCTAAATTATCTCATTTAAAAATGAAGGAAATTGTTAATAATACACGTGAGGTAGCAGGAATTACAGTGTTAACTGCGAACTTAGTTGATGTGGATATGAACCATTTACGTCAAATGGTTGACGAATTTAAACAACAGTTATCATCGGCAGTTATTGTGTTAGCAAGTGCAGTAGATGGTAAGGTTGCAATCTCTTGTGGTGTAACGCCAGATTATGTGAAACAAGGGGTACATGCAGGGAAAATTGTTAAAGAAGTCGCAACGATTTGTGGTGGAGGCGGAGGCGGACGCCCAGATATGGCTCAAGCCGGCGCTAAAGATGCAACAAAAATTGAAGAGGCATTAAAGAATGTCGATGAATGGTTAAAAAATAATTTATAA